From the genome of bacterium, one region includes:
- a CDS encoding YeeE/YedE family protein, which yields MNTKYMNPYLAGFYLGLVLLATIFLTGRGLGASGAIKSVVVTAVDAVAPGHAESSSFYNSYVGVGKESPLKTWLVFEIAGVIIGGFLSGLASNRLKIVTEKGPRIANRTRWIFALIGGALFGIGAQFARGCTSGAALSGMAVLSTAGFVTMMAIFGTGFAVAYFVRKLWL from the coding sequence ATGAATACGAAATACATGAATCCCTATCTGGCAGGTTTTTATCTTGGATTAGTTCTCCTTGCGACGATATTTCTAACTGGTCGAGGATTGGGTGCAAGTGGAGCAATCAAGAGTGTAGTCGTAACTGCTGTCGATGCTGTTGCACCTGGCCATGCCGAGTCGTCTTCCTTTTACAATAGCTATGTTGGAGTAGGAAAAGAATCCCCCCTGAAAACATGGTTGGTATTTGAAATCGCAGGCGTGATCATTGGTGGGTTTCTCTCCGGACTGGCGAGTAACCGGTTAAAAATTGTTACCGAAAAGGGTCCGAGGATCGCCAATCGTACCCGTTGGATCTTTGCCTTGATTGGCGGTGCGCTTTTTGGAATCGGCGCACAATTCGCCAGAGGCTGTACCAGTGGCGCGGCACTTAGCGGAATGGCGGTGCTATCTACGGCTGGTTTTGTAACCATGATGGCAATCTTCGGCACCGGGTTTGCCGTTGCCTACTTCGTAAGAAAACTTTGGTTGTAG
- a CDS encoding cytochrome b/b6 domain-containing protein — MKMEYVYRSYERFWHWMQAILIIFLGMTGFEIHGTFGFFGFEQAVQYHNIAAILFIVLIVFTIFWHITTGEWKQYLPTRQNLRKQAEYYLVGIFHNAPHPTRKTKISKLNPLQKIVYLALKIQVLPVMVLSGLLFMFYRYPQQHEVVTLSIQSLSFIALAHVAGAYFLVAFFIAHIYLMTTGHTITSNLRAMITGFEELPNEDTEPTVENSTSVNQVK; from the coding sequence ATGAAAATGGAATATGTGTACCGAAGTTACGAGCGGTTCTGGCACTGGATGCAAGCCATTCTCATTATCTTCCTCGGAATGACCGGATTTGAGATTCACGGCACCTTCGGTTTCTTCGGATTTGAACAAGCTGTGCAGTATCACAATATCGCTGCGATTCTATTCATCGTTCTCATCGTGTTCACAATCTTCTGGCATATCACGACCGGTGAATGGAAGCAGTACTTACCAACTCGCCAAAATTTGCGGAAACAAGCGGAATACTATCTCGTTGGTATTTTTCACAATGCGCCTCATCCGACGAGAAAGACAAAGATCAGCAAACTGAATCCTTTGCAGAAGATCGTTTACTTAGCCCTGAAGATCCAAGTTTTACCTGTGATGGTACTATCAGGATTGCTCTTCATGTTCTATCGTTATCCGCAACAACACGAGGTTGTAACTCTTAGTATCCAAAGCTTGTCGTTTATTGCACTCGCTCATGTCGCCGGTGCGTACTTTCTTGTCGCGTTTTTCATTGCACACATCTATTTGATGACAACCGGACATACAATCACATCAAATCTGCGTGCTATGATTACCGGTTTTGAAGAATTACCCAACGAGGATACTGAGCCGACAGTCGAAAACAGTACTTCGGTTAATCAAGTAAAGTGA
- a CDS encoding tetrathionate reductase family octaheme c-type cytochrome, which yields MKRIFLVVIALAILTGLVVTTLPKKSEESTPLALLREKFHKKSKAVVDHSKFDVLKKDFKRPQDVTAACISCHDGRAAEVMKSSHWNWERLEYIPNKGIRSVGKKNILNNFCIGISGNQPSCNKCHIGYGYANNSFDFHDSLNVDCISCHDNSNTYLKKTGGAGMPDSSVNLTKVAQQVGMPQRTNCGTCHFYGGGGNNVKHGDLEESMFDPEHSVDVHMASEKSNLQCVDCHTADQHQILGKSYSLSSMNRNRVTCEQCHSALPHTDKILNQHTVKIACQTCHIPVYAKVNPTKLHWDWSTAGKLRNGEPYEETDSTGSDVYMSIKGSFRWGKNVTPEYYWFNGTASHYLLGDQVDTTKPVKMNELFGSYDDPDAKIYPVKVHRAKQLYDTQNKYLIQPKTYSSTPGDSGYWAEFDWPKAITAGMKEINLPYSGQFGFINTEMYWPINHMVSPAKQTVQCIDCHTRDNGRLAGLTDFYLPGRDYNPWIERIGKLSILFTLMGVIVHGSIRWYMHRKVKGGK from the coding sequence ATGAAGCGGATCTTTTTAGTTGTGATTGCATTAGCCATTCTAACGGGACTGGTAGTAACAACCCTTCCCAAGAAAAGTGAAGAAAGTACTCCGCTTGCTCTACTACGTGAAAAGTTCCACAAGAAGAGCAAAGCTGTGGTCGATCACTCGAAGTTTGATGTCCTAAAGAAAGATTTCAAACGACCCCAAGATGTTACTGCCGCCTGTATTTCTTGCCATGACGGTCGCGCAGCTGAGGTGATGAAGTCCTCGCACTGGAATTGGGAACGGTTGGAGTACATTCCCAACAAAGGGATTCGATCAGTTGGTAAGAAGAACATTCTGAACAATTTCTGCATTGGAATCTCCGGAAACCAGCCAAGCTGCAACAAATGCCACATCGGTTATGGCTATGCAAACAACTCGTTTGATTTTCACGATTCACTTAATGTCGACTGTATCAGTTGTCACGACAACTCGAATACCTACCTCAAGAAAACCGGCGGGGCGGGAATGCCGGATTCATCTGTCAATCTCACGAAAGTCGCACAGCAAGTGGGAATGCCACAGCGAACCAACTGCGGGACTTGCCATTTCTACGGCGGTGGCGGCAACAATGTGAAACACGGCGATTTAGAAGAATCGATGTTCGATCCAGAGCATTCCGTGGATGTTCACATGGCGTCAGAAAAATCCAACCTGCAGTGCGTCGATTGTCATACCGCCGATCAGCACCAGATTTTGGGGAAGTCCTACTCACTTTCTTCCATGAACCGCAACCGGGTCACTTGCGAACAATGCCACTCTGCGCTACCACATACCGATAAAATCCTTAACCAACACACCGTGAAAATTGCCTGCCAAACCTGCCACATTCCGGTTTACGCAAAGGTGAATCCGACCAAACTTCATTGGGATTGGTCGACAGCGGGGAAACTTAGAAATGGTGAACCTTATGAAGAAACCGATTCGACAGGAAGCGATGTGTACATGTCGATCAAAGGTTCGTTTCGGTGGGGCAAAAATGTTACGCCAGAGTACTACTGGTTCAATGGAACCGCATCGCACTATCTCTTGGGAGATCAGGTAGATACCACTAAACCTGTGAAGATGAACGAGTTGTTCGGTAGTTATGACGACCCCGATGCCAAAATCTACCCAGTGAAAGTTCATCGCGCAAAGCAACTCTACGACACTCAGAATAAGTATTTGATACAACCGAAAACATACTCATCAACGCCCGGCGACAGTGGTTACTGGGCAGAGTTCGATTGGCCGAAAGCGATAACTGCCGGGATGAAAGAAATAAATCTCCCCTATAGCGGACAGTTTGGATTCATCAATACTGAGATGTATTGGCCAATCAATCACATGGTCTCACCCGCTAAGCAAACGGTACAGTGTATCGATTGCCATACCCGTGATAATGGACGACTGGCGGGTTTGACGGATTTCTATTTGCCGGGGCGAGACTACAATCCATGGATAGAGCGGATTGGTAAGTTATCGATACTGTTTACACTGATGGGTGTTATCGTTCATGGCAGTATTCGGTGGTACATGCACCGAAAAGTGAAAGGAGGCAAGTGA
- a CDS encoding MerR family transcriptional regulator — MSKPTPTDDPLLPVFTVGTVARILKVSVQTLRLYEQRGLIIIKKSTGNQRLYSVADVERLKCIRHAITEEKISIEGIRKIHAMIPCWIHVNCPMEQRIQCPSYERNDAGCWTYKHQSNVCADRDCQTCEIYLMSNNCSEIKHLIRDRLNAGINNPIPLENQAKDASV; from the coding sequence ATGTCTAAACCTACTCCCACTGATGATCCATTACTACCAGTGTTTACTGTTGGAACAGTTGCACGGATACTGAAGGTATCGGTGCAAACCTTACGTCTTTACGAACAGCGCGGACTCATCATTATCAAGAAAAGCACTGGAAATCAACGGCTCTATTCAGTCGCTGATGTTGAGCGTCTGAAATGCATCCGCCACGCTATTACTGAAGAGAAAATCTCCATCGAAGGGATTCGGAAAATTCACGCGATGATTCCGTGCTGGATTCATGTCAATTGTCCGATGGAGCAAAGAATTCAGTGTCCTTCTTATGAACGAAACGATGCTGGATGTTGGACCTACAAGCATCAATCTAATGTATGTGCTGACCGGGACTGCCAAACTTGTGAAATCTATCTAATGTCGAATAATTGCAGCGAGATCAAGCATCTCATACGAGATCGCTTAAACGCTGGCATTAACAACCCAATACCACTTGAAAACCAAGCAAAGGACGCATCGGTATGA
- a CDS encoding DUF1858 domain-containing protein has translation MVVTENTSIEELVTELPEAVSYLMKHHIKCIACGDPIWGTLGEAARQKGFHKKEIEQFVNDLNQLIVDLPPK, from the coding sequence ATGGTTGTCACAGAAAACACATCCATCGAAGAACTCGTAACGGAGCTTCCCGAAGCGGTATCCTATCTGATGAAACACCACATCAAGTGCATCGCTTGTGGCGACCCGATTTGGGGTACACTTGGTGAAGCTGCTCGGCAAAAAGGGTTTCACAAGAAAGAAATCGAGCAGTTTGTCAACGATTTAAATCAACTTATAGTAGACCTTCCACCAAAGTAA